A segment of the Peptoclostridium acidaminophilum DSM 3953 genome:
AGCGAGTTTATATCTTAGTAGAGATTTACCCTATATTATTTTTTTTAATACAAAAACCCGGATAATTATCCGGGTTTAATCTGAATTTCTATTTCTTGTATCTCTTGTCGAGTTCTCTTTTTATGTCGTCTATTTCTATCCCCATATGCACCATCAGTACAAGCAGGTGGTAGACAAGGTCGGATATCTCGTATACAGTTTCGCCCTTGTCGCTGTTTTTTGCCCCTATTATGACTTCGCTTGCTTCCTCTCCGACCTTTTTGAGTATCTTGTCTATACCCTTGTCAAACAGGTAATTTGTGTACGAACCGTCCACCGGATTTTCTTTTCTCTCCGTTATCAGCTCATACACCCTGCCCATAATGCCGGCTTCAACAGGCGCCTCGTCGCTTTCAACCAGCTTGTTGAAGAAACACGACTTGCTTCCCGTATGACAGGCTGGGCCAATCTGCTCAACCTGAACAAGTATCGAATCTGCATCGCAGTCAAAATACATATTTTTGACATTCTGGAAATTGCCTGATGTCTCGCCCTTGTTCCAGAGTGACTGCCTGCTTCTGCTGTAAAACCATGTGCGCCCTGTTTCAACAGTCTTTTTGAGTGACTCGCTGTTCATGTAGGCAAGCATAAGCACATCACCGGTGTTGAAATCCTGTACTATTGCAGGTACTAGTCCGTTTGCATCGTATTTTATATCTTTTAGTATGTCCATAATTACCACTCCATTCTCACGGGTATGCCTTGCTCATTAAGATAGCTTTTTAGCTTTGGAATCTCAATCTCCTTGAAGTGGAAAACTGAGGCTGCAAGCGCTGCATCTGCCTTGCCCTTAGTCAGCACCTCGCTGAAATCCTCAAGCTTTCCTGCGCCGCCTGATGCGACTATAGGCACATTGACAAGACTCGAGACTGTACTTGTAAGCTCTATGTCGTATCCGTTCTTAACTCCATCTGCATCTATACTGTTTAAGACTATCTCGCCGGCTCCAAGCCTGACGCCTTCCTTTGCCCACTCGATGGCGTCCATGCCCGTATCTAACCTGCCGCCGTTGATGAATACATTCCATCTTCCGCTTTCAGGCATCTTCTTGGCGTCTATGGAAAGTACGACGCATTGTGCTCCGAATCTAAGCGCCGCCTCTGTTATAAGCTTTGGATTTTTCACTGCCGGAGTGTTTATTGAAATCTTGTCGGCTCCTGCCCTGAGTATCTCCTTGAAATCTTCAACCGTGCTTATGCCGCCGCCCACGGTGAAAGGGATGAATATCTCGTTGGCTGTTTTTTTGACAACATCAATCATGAGCTTTCTGCCCTCATGCGAAGCTGTTATGTCGTAAAACACAAGCTCATCGGCGCCCTGCTCGTTATAGTATTTTGCAAGCTCTACCGGATCGTCAACCTCTCTTATATCCTTAAACTTTGTGCCCTTTACAACCCTTCCGTCTCTTACGTCAAGGCATGGCACTATCCTTTTAGTCAGCATCTGCTCATCTCCCTGTTAAAGGTTTTTTAAATCTTCAAAATCAATGGCCCCACTGTAGAGAGCCTTGCCTACGATTGCCCCGTCAACTCCCATGGCGGCAAGCCTTTTTATGTCATCTATGCTGCTGATTCCTCCAGAAGCTATTATTTCAAGTGTGGTATTTTGCTTAAGTTCGCCATACACTTCAAAGTTTGGACCACTCATCATGCCGTCTTTAGAAATATCAGTATATATTACAGTTTTAACGCCCGCCAGGGAAAGCTCCTTTGCAAGCTCGAGCGAATCTATAGAGCTCACTTCCTCCCAGCCCTCTACGGCAACCTTACCGTCCTTGGCATCGATTCCCACGACTATCTTATCTCCGTATTCCTTTACAAGCTCATCAAGCAATCCCCTGTCCTTGACGGCCATTGTTCCGATTATGACACGCCTCACTCCTGCTGAAAGCAGCAACTCCACAGTCTGCTTGCTTCTTATTCCGCCTCCTATTTGCACGGGGATGTCAACACTCTTTGCAATCTCCCTTATCACTTCAAGATTCTTGGGAACCCCTTCGAGTGCGCCGTCAAGATCCACTATGTGTATGTATCCGGCGCCCTTTCCCTTCCACAAGGCTGCGGCCTCGGCTGGATTCTCATAGTATACTGTTATATCGTCGAATTTTCCCTGCCTCAGGCGCACGCACCTGCCGTCCTTTATGTCTATTGCAGGATATATCATCATAGCACCATCTCCCCAAACGCCTTGAGTATTTTAAGTCCCGTCTTTCCGCTTTTTTCAGGGTGAAACTGTATGCCGTAGATATTCCCCCTGGCAACTATTGCTGGAAAATCCACTCCATATTCACAAGAGCATACCACATGGTCGTCTCCCGGCGCAGCGTAATATGAGTGCACGAAGTATACGAATTCACCTTCGCTTATATACTTGACTATCGGATCGTTTTTCCTTATCTTAAGGCTGTTCCAGCCCATATGAGGTATTTTCAGGTCCTTCATTTCAAACTTGACTACATCGCCCTTTAAGAGTCCCAGACCGTCCCATTCCCCATCCTCAAAGCCCTTCTCGTATAGAAGCTGCATTCCAAGGCATATCCCTATTATTGGAGTCCCTTTTGCTGCCGCCTCCCTTATTGTTTCATCCAGGCCCGTTCTCTTTAGATTGTCCATAGCATCCTTGAAAGCGCCCACGCCCGGAAGTATTATCCCTTTAGCGGAGAGTATCTCCCCTTTGTCTTCTGTGACAATCGAACTAAAGCCCAGCCTCTTAAGGCCGTTGTCTATGCTGTTGAGGTTTCCCACCCCATAATCAACTATAGCTATCAACTATATCACTCCTTTTGTGGACATTACTCCGCTTATTCTTTGGTCTACTGAAACTGCTTGCGAAATTGCTCTGGAGAGCGATTTGAATATGGCCTCAATTATGTGATGGGTGTTTTCACCCCTTATAACGTCTATGTGTATATTGCAGGCAAGGCTGTTTGAAAATCCAGTCAGGAACTCCTTTACAAGCTCCGTATCGAAGCTGCCGACCTTGTCCCTTTCAAACTTATAGTCGAAGGCCAGGTAGGGCCTCCCTCCAAGATCTACAACACTCCTTGCAAGCGTCTCGTCCATTGGCACATATGAATGTCCGTATCTTACTATGCCCCTTTTTTCTCCGAGCGCCTCTGCAAAGGCCTGGCCGAGAGTTATCCCAATATCTTCAACCGTGTGGTGGTCGTCGACATCCGTGTCTCCCTTTACCTGTATATCCAAATCAAAAAGCCCATGCTTGGCAAACAGCGTCATCATATGATTGAAAAAACCCACACCGGTGTCAATGCTTGATTTGCCGCTGCCGTCAACATTCAATCTGATTTCTATGTTCGTCTCAAGAGTGTTTCTGGATTTTGCGATTTTTCTCAAATCTGTTCCTCCTTTGCTACTCGAATCTCACCTTTATGGAATTGGCGTGCGCATCAAGCCCTTCTTCCAAGGCAATCTTTATGATGTCATCCTTTGATTTTTCAAGTGAAGCCCTGTCATAATATATAAGGCTTGATTTCTTGACGAAGTCGTCCACTCCAAGCGGCGAAAAGAATCTGGCGGTTCCGCCCGTAGGAAGCGTGTGGTTTGGCCCTGCATAGTAATCGCCCAGCGGCTCAGGTGAATACTCGCCTACAAATATGGCTCCCGCATTTTTTATTGCACCTACTACTGAGAACGGCTCCCTGACTACAAGCTCGAGGTGCTCTGGCGCTATCCCGTTGGCGAATTCAATAGCTTCATCTATGCTCTCGACAACAAGTATGGCTGCATAGCTCCTTAGGGCTTTTTCTGTTATGGCTTTTCGGCTTAGTCCTTCAAGCTGGATTTCAAGTTCTTTGAGAGTGGCCTGTGCCACCTCTTTTGAAGTGGTTATGAGTATTGAGGATGCAAGTGTGTCGTGCTCCGCCTGCGAAAGCATGTCGGCAGCAACAAATCTGGGATTTGCGCTCTCGTCAGCGATTATCAGCACCTCGCTGGGACCCGCTATCATGTCTATGTCTACCCTTCCAAACACCATGCGCTTTGCAGTGGCTACATATATGTTTCCCGGACCCACTATCTTGTCAACCTTGCCTATTGTCTCAGTGCCGTATGCAAGCGCTGCTACGGCCTGCGCACCGCCTATGCTGTACACCCTGTCGACTCCTGCTATCCTGGCGGCCGCCAGTATGTTCTTGTTTATGCCTCCCTGTGAT
Coding sequences within it:
- the hisIE gene encoding bifunctional phosphoribosyl-AMP cyclohydrolase/phosphoribosyl-ATP diphosphatase HisIE; the protein is MDILKDIKYDANGLVPAIVQDFNTGDVLMLAYMNSESLKKTVETGRTWFYSRSRQSLWNKGETSGNFQNVKNMYFDCDADSILVQVEQIGPACHTGSKSCFFNKLVESDEAPVEAGIMGRVYELITERKENPVDGSYTNYLFDKGIDKILKKVGEEASEVIIGAKNSDKGETVYEISDLVYHLLVLMVHMGIEIDDIKRELDKRYKK
- the hisF gene encoding imidazole glycerol phosphate synthase subunit HisF; this encodes MLTKRIVPCLDVRDGRVVKGTKFKDIREVDDPVELAKYYNEQGADELVFYDITASHEGRKLMIDVVKKTANEIFIPFTVGGGISTVEDFKEILRAGADKISINTPAVKNPKLITEAALRFGAQCVVLSIDAKKMPESGRWNVFINGGRLDTGMDAIEWAKEGVRLGAGEIVLNSIDADGVKNGYDIELTSTVSSLVNVPIVASGGAGKLEDFSEVLTKGKADAALAASVFHFKEIEIPKLKSYLNEQGIPVRMEW
- the hisA gene encoding 1-(5-phosphoribosyl)-5-[(5-phosphoribosylamino)methylideneamino]imidazole-4-carboxamide isomerase codes for the protein MMIYPAIDIKDGRCVRLRQGKFDDITVYYENPAEAAALWKGKGAGYIHIVDLDGALEGVPKNLEVIREIAKSVDIPVQIGGGIRSKQTVELLLSAGVRRVIIGTMAVKDRGLLDELVKEYGDKIVVGIDAKDGKVAVEGWEEVSSIDSLELAKELSLAGVKTVIYTDISKDGMMSGPNFEVYGELKQNTTLEIIASGGISSIDDIKRLAAMGVDGAIVGKALYSGAIDFEDLKNL
- the hisH gene encoding imidazole glycerol phosphate synthase subunit HisH translates to MIAIVDYGVGNLNSIDNGLKRLGFSSIVTEDKGEILSAKGIILPGVGAFKDAMDNLKRTGLDETIREAAAKGTPIIGICLGMQLLYEKGFEDGEWDGLGLLKGDVVKFEMKDLKIPHMGWNSLKIRKNDPIVKYISEGEFVYFVHSYYAAPGDDHVVCSCEYGVDFPAIVARGNIYGIQFHPEKSGKTGLKILKAFGEMVL
- the hisB gene encoding imidazoleglycerol-phosphate dehydratase HisB: MRKIAKSRNTLETNIEIRLNVDGSGKSSIDTGVGFFNHMMTLFAKHGLFDLDIQVKGDTDVDDHHTVEDIGITLGQAFAEALGEKRGIVRYGHSYVPMDETLARSVVDLGGRPYLAFDYKFERDKVGSFDTELVKEFLTGFSNSLACNIHIDVIRGENTHHIIEAIFKSLSRAISQAVSVDQRISGVMSTKGVI
- the hisD gene encoding histidinol dehydrogenase translates to MINIIDLSKETSKYDVLKGIIERGDKESKSITEAVEKILADVEGHGDRAVRSYTLKFDGVGLENFEVGSDEIEQAYNSCDKDFISALENAKERIWDYHKRQLKESWITNNQKGIMLGQLYNPLERVGIYVPGGTAAYPSSVLMNAIPAKVAGVKEIIMVTPPSSQGGINKNILAAARIAGVDRVYSIGGAQAVAALAYGTETIGKVDKIVGPGNIYVATAKRMVFGRVDIDMIAGPSEVLIIADESANPRFVAADMLSQAEHDTLASSILITTSKEVAQATLKELEIQLEGLSRKAITEKALRSYAAILVVESIDEAIEFANGIAPEHLELVVREPFSVVGAIKNAGAIFVGEYSPEPLGDYYAGPNHTLPTGGTARFFSPLGVDDFVKKSSLIYYDRASLEKSKDDIIKIALEEGLDAHANSIKVRFE